The following coding sequences lie in one Oryza brachyantha chromosome 10, ObraRS2, whole genome shotgun sequence genomic window:
- the LOC102704202 gene encoding transportin MOS14 isoform X2 has protein sequence MKSQQDFIPSFLELLIVLPQECSSHKIAARPERRRQFENDLRSSAEVALSLLTACLGIDQLKEQVLEGFASWLRFCHGISASNLASHPLVYTALSSLNSDQFLEAAVNVTSELIHFTVSRESNGITEQIPLIQVLIPYVMGLKEQLKDSSKDEDDVKAIARLLADMGDSYVELIATGSNDAMQIVNALLEVTSHQEFDISSMTFNFWHHLMRNLTDRSSYESYGSEVSINAERNRRLQIFHHPYEILVSLVSFRVEYPELYHTFSEEDQRDFRHSRYAVSDVLLDATDVLGGDPTLKILFMKLIQACGNGQNQKWQPVEAALFCIQAIAKSVSVEEKEILPQVMSLLPSFPHQEQLLQTVCSLIGAFSKWIDAAPSELLILPPLVDILNKGMSTSEDTAAAASVAFKYICEDCRRKFSGSLDGLFQIYQIALSGVGGYKVSSEDSLHLVEALSVVIMTLPPDHAQRALELICQPVINPLQEIIQQGDTVLQQVPVRQLTLHIDRLSCIFSRVKLPQVVAEAVNRYWPTLKSIFDKRAWDTRTMESLCRSCKFAVRTCGRFMGFTIGAILEEIQTLYQQHNQACFLYLSSEVIKIFGSDPACANYLASLIQALFGHTIQLLRTIQDFTARPDIADDCFLLASRCIRYCPDLFVPTEMFPRLVDCAMAGITIQHREACKSILSFLSDVFDLAKSSEGEKYRELINTIILQRGAVLTRIMVASLTGALPFSRLDEVSFVLVSLSRSFGGNMLNWARECITLIPSQALTDSERSRFLHIVSDASSGSSLGSITDRFAEISEVCRRNKTVQDMVQAALRPHDLSFTVVPQPL, from the exons ATGAAATCTCAACAAGATTTTATCCCAAGCTTCCTTGAGCTGCTAATTGTTTTGCCACAG GAATGTTCTAGTCATAAAATAGCAGCTCGTCCTGAAAGGCGCAGACAGTTTGAGAATGACCTTCGTTCATCAGCCGAAGTTGCACTTAGCCTATTGACTGCTTGCTTGGGTATTGATCAGCTAAAAGAACAG GTTCTTGAGGGTTTTGCTTCTTGGCTTCGTTTCTGTCATGG AATCTCCGCATCTAATCTTGCTTCGCATCCTTTGGTTTATACGGCGCTTTCTTCGTTGAACTCTGACCAATTTTTGGAGGCAGCTGTAAATG TTACTTCAGAATTGATACATTTTACGGTATCCCGTGAATCTAATGGCATAACCGAACAGATTCCACTGATTCAAGTTCTCATTCCTTATGTCATGGGTCTCAAGGAGCAACTCAAAGATTCTTCTAAG GATGAAGATGATGTAAAAGCTATTGCCCGTCTATTGGCAGACATGGGTGATTCTTATGTCGAGTTGATTGCAACAG GTTCTAATGATGCCATGCAGATAGTGAATGCATTACTGGAAGTTACTTCTCATCAAGAATTCGACATCTCCTCCATGACATTTAATTTCTGGCATCATCTTATGCGTAACCTGACTGATAG GAGTTCGTATGAATCATATGGATCTGAAGTCTCAATCAACGCTGAGAGAAATAGAAGATTACAAATATTCCATCATCCGTACGAAATTCTTGTATCTCTG GTAAGTTTCCGAGTTGAATATCCTGAGCTCTACCACACCTTCTCAGAGGAAGACCAAAGGGATTTCAGACATTCCAGATACG CGGTTAGTGATGTATTACTTGATGCAACTGATGTCCTTGGAGGTGATCCGacactaaaaatacttttcatGAAGCTGATTCAG gcaTGTGGAAATGGACAGAACCAAAAATGGCAACCTGTAGAGGCTGCTCTGTTCTGTATACAAGCCATAGCTAAGTCAGTTTCTgttgaagaaaaggaaatactACCTCAG GTCATGTCACTGCTTCCCAGCTTTCCTCATCAAGAGCAGTTGCTGCAAACAG TTTGTTCACTCATTGGAGCATTTTCAAAATGGATTGATGCTGCCCCATCTGAACTGTTGATACTACCACCTTTGGTTGATATTCTCAACAAGGGTATGAGTACATCAGAGGATacagctgcagctgcttctGTGgcattcaaatatatatgtgaag ACTGTAGGAGAAAGTTCTCTGGTTCATTGGATGGTCTTTTCCAGATCTACCAAATTGCATTAAGTGGAGTTGGTGGTTACAAGGTTTCTTCAGAGGACTCATTGCATTTGGTTGAAGCCCTAAG TGTGGTTATCATGACGCTCCCACCAGACCATGCTCAAAGAGCACTGGAGTTAATCTGCCAACCAGTAATTAATCCCTTGCAG GAAATAATCCAGCAAGGAGATACAGTTCTTCAGCAAGTTCCTGTTCGGCAATTAACCTTGCATATAGACCGATTATCATGCATTTTTAG CCGTGTGAAACTTCCACAAGTAGTTGCTGAGGCTGTCAATAGATATTGGCCGACATTGAAAAGTATTTTTGATAA ACGGGCATGGGATACACGAACCATGGAGTCTTTATGTCGATCTTGCAAATTTGCT GTAAGAACATGTGGGAGGTTTATGGGATTCACCATTGGTGCAATTCTTGAAGAAATCCAAACTCTGTATCAACAACACAATCAAGCTTGCTTCCTTTACCTGTCGAGTGAAGTTATTAAG atatttGGGTCTGATCCAGCATGTGCAAACTATCTTGCAAGTCTGATACAGGCGCTTTTTGGCCATACAATACAGCTCCTTCGAACTATTCAA GATTTTACAGCTAGACCAGATATAGCTGATGATTGCTTCCTTCTAGCATCAAGATGTATTCGATACTGTCCAGATTTGTTTGTACCTACAGAGATGTTTCCGAGATTGGTTGACTGTGCAATGGCTGGTATAACTATACAGCACAG GGAAGCATGCAAGTCTATATTATCTTTTCTCTCTGATGTCTTTGATCTTGCAAAATCATCCGAGGGAGAAAAGTACCGAGAATTAATAAACACAATTATACTTCAGCGGGGTGCAGTACTTACTAGAATAATGGTTGCTTCCTTAACAGGGGCACTACCATTTAGTCGCTTGGACGAG GTCTCTTTTGTTCTGGTGTCCCTTAGCAGATCATTTGGTGGGAACATGTTGAATTGGGCAAGGGAATGTATTACCCTCATACCATCACAAGCACTGACAGATTCAGAACGTTCAAGATTCTTGCATATTGTATCTGATGCTTCATCAGGATCTAGTCTTGGTTCCATAACAGATAGATTTGCAGAAATCTCAGAAGTCTGTCGAAGAAACAAAACTGTACAAGACATGGTTCAAGCCGCTTTGCGGCCACATGACTTGTCCTTCACAGTTGTCCCACAACCATTGTGA
- the LOC102704202 gene encoding transportin MOS14 isoform X1, giving the protein MEAQATAAVKEALAALYHHPDDATRTAADRWLQQFQHTLDAWQVADSLLHDESSNLETLIFCSQTLRSKVQRDFEELPSEAFRPLQDSLYALLKKFSKGPQKVRTQICIAMAALAVHVPVEDWGGGGIVNWLSDEMKSQQDFIPSFLELLIVLPQECSSHKIAARPERRRQFENDLRSSAEVALSLLTACLGIDQLKEQVLEGFASWLRFCHGISASNLASHPLVYTALSSLNSDQFLEAAVNVTSELIHFTVSRESNGITEQIPLIQVLIPYVMGLKEQLKDSSKDEDDVKAIARLLADMGDSYVELIATGSNDAMQIVNALLEVTSHQEFDISSMTFNFWHHLMRNLTDRSSYESYGSEVSINAERNRRLQIFHHPYEILVSLVSFRVEYPELYHTFSEEDQRDFRHSRYAVSDVLLDATDVLGGDPTLKILFMKLIQACGNGQNQKWQPVEAALFCIQAIAKSVSVEEKEILPQVMSLLPSFPHQEQLLQTVCSLIGAFSKWIDAAPSELLILPPLVDILNKGMSTSEDTAAAASVAFKYICEDCRRKFSGSLDGLFQIYQIALSGVGGYKVSSEDSLHLVEALSVVIMTLPPDHAQRALELICQPVINPLQEIIQQGDTVLQQVPVRQLTLHIDRLSCIFSRVKLPQVVAEAVNRYWPTLKSIFDKRAWDTRTMESLCRSCKFAVRTCGRFMGFTIGAILEEIQTLYQQHNQACFLYLSSEVIKIFGSDPACANYLASLIQALFGHTIQLLRTIQDFTARPDIADDCFLLASRCIRYCPDLFVPTEMFPRLVDCAMAGITIQHREACKSILSFLSDVFDLAKSSEGEKYRELINTIILQRGAVLTRIMVASLTGALPFSRLDEVSFVLVSLSRSFGGNMLNWARECITLIPSQALTDSERSRFLHIVSDASSGSSLGSITDRFAEISEVCRRNKTVQDMVQAALRPHDLSFTVVPQPL; this is encoded by the exons ATGGAGGCGCaggccacggcggcggtgaaggagGCGCTGGCGGCGCTGTACCACCACCCCGACGACGCCAcgcgcaccgccgccgaccggtGGCTGCAGCAGTTCCAGCACACGCTCGACGCGTGGCAG GTAGCCGACAGCTTACTTCACGATGAAAGCAGTAATCTGGAGACTCTGATCTTCTGTTCTCAAACCCTCAGAAGCAAG GTACAAAGGGACTTTGAAGAATTACCTTCAGAAGCTTTTCGTCCATTACAAGATTCTCTATAC GCATTGCtgaaaaaatttagtaaaggaCCACAAAAAGTTAGAACACAG ATTTGCATTGCAATGGCTGCTCTTGCTGTGCATGTACCTGTAGAGGACTGGGGAGGTGGTGGTATTGTGAATTGGCTAAGTGATGAAATGAAATCTCAACAAGATTTTATCCCAAGCTTCCTTGAGCTGCTAATTGTTTTGCCACAG GAATGTTCTAGTCATAAAATAGCAGCTCGTCCTGAAAGGCGCAGACAGTTTGAGAATGACCTTCGTTCATCAGCCGAAGTTGCACTTAGCCTATTGACTGCTTGCTTGGGTATTGATCAGCTAAAAGAACAG GTTCTTGAGGGTTTTGCTTCTTGGCTTCGTTTCTGTCATGG AATCTCCGCATCTAATCTTGCTTCGCATCCTTTGGTTTATACGGCGCTTTCTTCGTTGAACTCTGACCAATTTTTGGAGGCAGCTGTAAATG TTACTTCAGAATTGATACATTTTACGGTATCCCGTGAATCTAATGGCATAACCGAACAGATTCCACTGATTCAAGTTCTCATTCCTTATGTCATGGGTCTCAAGGAGCAACTCAAAGATTCTTCTAAG GATGAAGATGATGTAAAAGCTATTGCCCGTCTATTGGCAGACATGGGTGATTCTTATGTCGAGTTGATTGCAACAG GTTCTAATGATGCCATGCAGATAGTGAATGCATTACTGGAAGTTACTTCTCATCAAGAATTCGACATCTCCTCCATGACATTTAATTTCTGGCATCATCTTATGCGTAACCTGACTGATAG GAGTTCGTATGAATCATATGGATCTGAAGTCTCAATCAACGCTGAGAGAAATAGAAGATTACAAATATTCCATCATCCGTACGAAATTCTTGTATCTCTG GTAAGTTTCCGAGTTGAATATCCTGAGCTCTACCACACCTTCTCAGAGGAAGACCAAAGGGATTTCAGACATTCCAGATACG CGGTTAGTGATGTATTACTTGATGCAACTGATGTCCTTGGAGGTGATCCGacactaaaaatacttttcatGAAGCTGATTCAG gcaTGTGGAAATGGACAGAACCAAAAATGGCAACCTGTAGAGGCTGCTCTGTTCTGTATACAAGCCATAGCTAAGTCAGTTTCTgttgaagaaaaggaaatactACCTCAG GTCATGTCACTGCTTCCCAGCTTTCCTCATCAAGAGCAGTTGCTGCAAACAG TTTGTTCACTCATTGGAGCATTTTCAAAATGGATTGATGCTGCCCCATCTGAACTGTTGATACTACCACCTTTGGTTGATATTCTCAACAAGGGTATGAGTACATCAGAGGATacagctgcagctgcttctGTGgcattcaaatatatatgtgaag ACTGTAGGAGAAAGTTCTCTGGTTCATTGGATGGTCTTTTCCAGATCTACCAAATTGCATTAAGTGGAGTTGGTGGTTACAAGGTTTCTTCAGAGGACTCATTGCATTTGGTTGAAGCCCTAAG TGTGGTTATCATGACGCTCCCACCAGACCATGCTCAAAGAGCACTGGAGTTAATCTGCCAACCAGTAATTAATCCCTTGCAG GAAATAATCCAGCAAGGAGATACAGTTCTTCAGCAAGTTCCTGTTCGGCAATTAACCTTGCATATAGACCGATTATCATGCATTTTTAG CCGTGTGAAACTTCCACAAGTAGTTGCTGAGGCTGTCAATAGATATTGGCCGACATTGAAAAGTATTTTTGATAA ACGGGCATGGGATACACGAACCATGGAGTCTTTATGTCGATCTTGCAAATTTGCT GTAAGAACATGTGGGAGGTTTATGGGATTCACCATTGGTGCAATTCTTGAAGAAATCCAAACTCTGTATCAACAACACAATCAAGCTTGCTTCCTTTACCTGTCGAGTGAAGTTATTAAG atatttGGGTCTGATCCAGCATGTGCAAACTATCTTGCAAGTCTGATACAGGCGCTTTTTGGCCATACAATACAGCTCCTTCGAACTATTCAA GATTTTACAGCTAGACCAGATATAGCTGATGATTGCTTCCTTCTAGCATCAAGATGTATTCGATACTGTCCAGATTTGTTTGTACCTACAGAGATGTTTCCGAGATTGGTTGACTGTGCAATGGCTGGTATAACTATACAGCACAG GGAAGCATGCAAGTCTATATTATCTTTTCTCTCTGATGTCTTTGATCTTGCAAAATCATCCGAGGGAGAAAAGTACCGAGAATTAATAAACACAATTATACTTCAGCGGGGTGCAGTACTTACTAGAATAATGGTTGCTTCCTTAACAGGGGCACTACCATTTAGTCGCTTGGACGAG GTCTCTTTTGTTCTGGTGTCCCTTAGCAGATCATTTGGTGGGAACATGTTGAATTGGGCAAGGGAATGTATTACCCTCATACCATCACAAGCACTGACAGATTCAGAACGTTCAAGATTCTTGCATATTGTATCTGATGCTTCATCAGGATCTAGTCTTGGTTCCATAACAGATAGATTTGCAGAAATCTCAGAAGTCTGTCGAAGAAACAAAACTGTACAAGACATGGTTCAAGCCGCTTTGCGGCCACATGACTTGTCCTTCACAGTTGTCCCACAACCATTGTGA
- the LOC121055566 gene encoding protein G1-like5: MDLVAHGAPDSPHSDNSGGGGGVGLGGGLTTGATSASAAAAAGASPSRYESQKRRDWNTFGQYLRNHRPPLSLARCSGAHVLEFLRYLDQFGKTKVHAAACPFFGHPAPPAPCPCPLRQAWGSLDALVGRLRAAYEENGGRPENNPFGARAVRLYLREVREHQARARGVSYEKKKRKKPPHPSAAAAAVSASQDDSNGALLHPHDHMPPPPPGAAA, from the coding sequence ATGGACTTGGTGGCGCACGGGGCGCCGGACAGCCCGCACTCGGacaacagcggcggcggtggcggagtgGGACTGGGAGGAGGGCTGACGACGGgggcgacgtcggcgtcggcggcggcggcggcgggggcgtcgCCGAGTAGGTACGAGTCGCAGAAGCGGCGGGACTGGAACACGTTCGGGCAGTACCTCCGcaaccaccggccgccgctgtcgctggCGCGGTGCAGCGGCGCCCACGTGCTGGAGTTCCTCCGCTACCTCGACCAGTTCGGCAAGACCAAGGTACACGCGGCGGCGTGCCCCTTCTTCGGccacccggcgccgccggcgccctgcCCCTGCCCGCTCCGCCAGGCCTGGGGCAGCCTCGACGCCCTCgtcggccgcctccgcgctgCCTACGAGGAGAACGGCGGCCGCCCCGAGAACAACCCCTtcggcgcccgcgccgtccGCCTCTACCTCCGTGAGGTCCGCGAGCACCAGGCCCGCGCCCGCGGCGTCAGCTacgagaagaagaagcgcAAGAAGCCGCCccacccctccgccgccgccgccgccgtctccgcctcccAAGACGACTCCAACGGCGCCCTCCTCCACCCCCACGACCAcatgccgcctcctccacccggcgccgccgcctga
- the LOC102705034 gene encoding anthocyanidin reductase ((2S)-flavan-3-ol-forming)-like, which translates to MSSSPVGEGAERKKVCVTGGSGYIASALVKFLLEKGYAVNTTVRNPGWIVLAPCDHFGQTFCPKISDCFRTQKFRVNRCGFASTCADEEEKTSHLKDLQAIGPLNIFRADLNEEGSFDGAVAGCVFVFLVAAPVLVDSDNLQEDITETNVRGTLNVMRSCVRAKTTVKRVILTSSDSAAIYNATAMQGNDGHIVDEQSWSDINYLETLNHTYADWARAYAAGKVRSEEAARRVTRENHMSLVTVLPTLVVGAAPATKGFTTGALVLSLLTGDETMMEMLMYNQQLTGDTMPLVHVRDICRAQVFLAERSESPAPGERYICCGVNTTVARLARFLAGKFPQYDVKTDGFGDVAEDPKILLSSEKLVKAGFEFERKNLDEMFDDAVEYGKALGILPC; encoded by the exons ATGTCGTCGTCTCCAGTAGGTGAGGGTGCAGAGAGGAAGAAGGTGTGTGTGACCGGTGGCAGCGGCTACATTGCTTCTGCACTCGTCAAGTTTCTGCTGGAGAAGGGCTATGCCGTCAACACCACTGTCAGAAACCCCG GATGGATAGTGCTTGCTCCTTGTGATCATTTTGGTCAAAcattttgtcccaaaataagtgatTGCTTTAGGACTCAAAAGTTCAGAGTAAATAGG TGTGGTTTTGCGTCGACCTGTGCAGATGAGGAGGAGAAGACCTCCCATCTGAAGGATCTGCAGGCGATTGGCCCGTTGAACATCTTCCGTGCCGACCTGAACGAAGAAGGCAGCttcgacggcgccgtcgccggctgcGTCTTCGTattcctcgtcgccgcgccggtgCTCGTCGACTCGGACAATCTCcag gaGGACATTACTGAAACCAACGTCCGAGGCACTCTGAACGTGATGAGGTCCTGCGTGCGAGCGAAGACGACGGTGAAGCGTGTGATCCTGACGTCGTCGGACAGCGCCGCTATCTACAACGCCACGGCGATGCAAGGCAACGACGGCCATATTGTTGACGAGCAGTCATGGTCCGACATCAATTACCTTGAGACTCTGAATCACACGTATGCAGATTGG GCAAGGGCGTACGCGGCAGGGAAGGTGCGTTCGGAGGAGGCGGCACGCAGGGTGACGCGGGAGAACCACATGAGCCTCGTCACCGTGCTCCCcaccctcgtcgtcggcgccgcacCGGCGACCAAGGGCTTCACCACCGGCGCCCTCGTCCTCTCCTTGCTCACCG GCGATGAGACGATGATGGAGATGCTGATGTACAACCAGCAGCTCACCGGCGACACGATGCCGCTGGTCCACGTCCGCGACATCTGCCGCGCCCAGGTGTTCCTCGCCGAGAGGAGcgagtcgccggcgccgggagaGAGGTACATCTGCTGCGGCGTCAACACCACCGTGGCGCGGCTCGCCCGCTTCCTCGCCGGGAAGTTCCCGCAGTACGACGTGAAAACCGACGG GTTCGGCGACGTCGCCGAGGACCCGAAGATCTTGCTCTCGTCGGAGAAGCTGGTGAAGGCAGGGTTCGAGTTCGAGCGCAAGAATCTGGACGAGATGTTCGACGACGCCGTCGAGTACGGCAAGGCCCTGGGGATTCTGCCGTGTTGA